In Methanobrevibacter sp., a single window of DNA contains:
- a CDS encoding helix-turn-helix transcriptional regulator, translating to MYMVSENKEDCCRECSVEELLKNTPSPKKLENNATLLKSLADPTRLKMIYLLKNGELCVCEILEAMDKSQSTISHHLNMMKKENILLTRKEGKWIYYRLADENIIEILENLFNIVE from the coding sequence ATGTATATGGTATCTGAAAACAAGGAGGACTGTTGCAGAGAATGTTCAGTTGAAGAATTACTAAAAAATACTCCCTCCCCTAAAAAACTAGAAAACAATGCAACATTATTGAAATCTTTAGCTGACCCGACAAGATTAAAAATGATATATTTATTAAAAAACGGTGAATTATGTGTCTGTGAAATATTGGAAGCCATGGACAAATCCCAATCCACAATTTCACATCATCTAAACATGATGAAGAAAGAAAATATTCTTTTAACAAGAAAAGAAGGAAAATGGATTTATTACCGGTTAGCTGATGAAAATATTATTGAAATCTTGGAAAACTTATTCAATATAGTGGAATGA
- a CDS encoding putative zinc-binding protein gives MTEKIALASCNGMSPNGLVSRVAVGDCKKENENIISICMGSTSADIEGKNNPMLKKYPIIAINGCSNNCVNKILKNKGITVKQTIEVGEILEPHNISSKDPFRLDDEGEKCVEIIKKEINKRME, from the coding sequence ATGACTGAAAAAATAGCATTAGCCTCATGCAACGGCATGAGCCCCAATGGACTAGTATCACGTGTTGCAGTAGGAGATTGTAAAAAAGAAAACGAAAATATCATATCAATCTGTATGGGTTCAACTTCTGCAGATATAGAAGGTAAAAATAATCCAATGCTAAAAAAATACCCAATAATAGCAATAAATGGATGTTCAAATAATTGTGTAAATAAAATTCTAAAAAACAAAGGAATAACCGTAAAACAAACAATAGAAGTAGGAGAAATCCTAGAACCACATAACATTTCAAGCAAAGATCCTTTCAGACTAGATGATGAGGGAGAAAAATGTGTTGAAATCATTAAAAAGGAAATTAACAAAAGAATGGAGTAG